Proteins encoded in a region of the Calypte anna isolate BGI_N300 chromosome 15, bCalAnn1_v1.p, whole genome shotgun sequence genome:
- the CLDN5 gene encoding claudin-5, with protein sequence MTSAALEILGLGLGILGWVGVILACGLPMWQVSAFIDVNIVVAQTIWEGLWMNCVVQSTGQMQCKVYDSILALPPEVQAGRALTVIVALLGLVALMVTVVGAQCTNCIRPGKMKSRIVIAGGAIYILCGVLVLVPLCWFANIVISDFYDPTVPPSQKREMGAALYIGWAATALLLFGGCLICCCSCSQRDETSFPVKYSAPRRTTSNGEYDKKNYV encoded by the coding sequence ATGACTTCGGCGGCGCTGGAGATTCTGGGTCTGGGActgggcatcctgggctgggTGGGGGTGATCTTGGCCTGCGGGCTGCCCATGTGGCAGGTGTCGGCCTTCATCGACGTGAACATCGTGGTGGCGCAGACCATCTGGGAAGGGCTGTGGATGAACTGCGTGGTGCAGAGCACGGGGCAGATGCAGTGCAAAGTGTACGACTCCATCCTGGCGCTGCCGCCCGAGGTGCAGGCGGGCCGGGCGCTCACCGTCATCgtggctctgctggggctggtggCTCTGATGGTGACCGTGGTGGGCGCGCAGTGCACCAACTGCATCCGGCCCGGCAAGATGAAATCCCGCATCGTGATCGCCGGCGGGGCCATCTACATCCTCTGCGGGGTCCTGGTCCTCGTCCCGCTCTGCTGGTTCGCCAACATCGTCATAAGCGACTTCTACGACCCCACCGTGCCGCCCTCACAGAAGCGGGAGATGGGGGCAGCGCTCTACATCGGCTGGGCGGCCACGGCCCTGCTGCTCTTCGGGGGCTGcctcatctgctgctgctcctgctcacaGCGCGACGAGACCTCCTTCCCCGTCAAGTACTCGGCGCCGCGGCGGACCACCTCCAACGGCGAGTACGACAAGAAGAACTACGTCTGA